gcaaaagcaaaagacagaaaggagatgaggaaaagtggagggcagagaaacccaaggcaaagaacaaaaagggccactgtacagcaaaattctaaaaggacaaagggtgttaaaaaagcaagcctgaaggctttgtgtcttaatgcaaggagtatccgcaataaggtggatgaattaattgtgcaaatagatgttaacaaatatgatgtgattgggattacggagacgtggctccaggatgatcagggctgggaactcaacatccaggggtattcaacattcaggaaggatagaataaaaggaaaaggaggtggggtagcattgctggttaaagaggagattaatgcaatagttaggaaagacattagcttggatgatgtggaatctatatgggtagagcagcagaacactaaagggcaaaaatcgttagtgggagttgtgtacagacctccaaacagtagtagtgatgttggggagggcatcaaacaggaaattaggagtgcatgcaataaaggtgcagcagttataatgggtgactttaatatgcacatagattgggctagccaaactggaagcaatacggtggaggaggatttcctggaatgcataagggatggttttctagaccaatatgtcgaggaaccaactaggggggaggccatcttagactgggtgttgtgtaatgagagaggattaattagcaatctcattgtgcgaggccccttggggaagagtgaccataatatggtggaattctgcattaggatggagaatgaaacagttaattcagagaccatggtccagaacttaaagaagggtaactttgaaggtatgaggcatgaattggctaagatagattggctaatgatacttaaggggttgactgtggatgggcaatggcagacatttagagaccgcatggatgaattgcaacaattgtaaattcctgtctggcgtaaaaataaaaaagggaaggtggctcaaccgtggctatctagggaaatcagggatagtattaaagccaaggaagtggcatacaaattggccagaaatagcagcgaacctggggactgggagaaatttagaactcagcagaggaggacaaagggtttgattagggtagggaaaatggtgtacgagaagaagcttgcagggaacattaaggcggattgcaaaagtttctataggtatgtaaagagaaagaggttagtaaagaaaattctgacgggtttggacaggttggatgcaggaagaatgttcccaatgttggggaagtccagaaccaggggtcacagtctaaggataaggggtaagccatttaggaccgagataaggagaaacttcttcacccagagagtggtgaacctgtggaattctctaccacaggaagtagttgaggccaattcactaaatatattcaaaagggagttagatgaagtccttactactcgggggatcaaggggtatggcgtgaaagcaggaagtgggtactgaagtttcatgttcagccatgaactcgttgaatggcggtgcaggctagaagggctgaatggcctgctcctgcacctattttctatgtttctatgtttctatgaaggggcgagtttaatttagccaagtttgctgatgatacaaagatgggtgggaaagcaaatagaTATGCAAAGGGttctcgacaggctaagtgagtgtgcaaacatttggcagataagaacataagaaataggagcaggagtaggccatatggcccctcgagcctgctccgacatttaatacaatcatggctgatccgatcatcgactcaggtccacttccaaatggagtataatgtgggaaaatgagaggttatccattttggcagaaataatagaaaagaaaatcataatttaaatggagaaaaattgcaacgtgcagcTGTACAGAGAGccctgagggtccttgtacatgaaacacaaaaggttagtatgcaggtactgcgagtaatcaggaagtcaaatggaatgttggcctttattgcaagggggatagagtctaaaaacagagaaatcctgcaacaactgtacagggtattggtaaggtcacacctggagtactgtgtacagttttggtctccgtatttaagaaggatatattacattggaggctgttcagagaagattcactcggttgattccagagatgagggggttgacttatgaggataggtttgaGTAGGTTGGCTCTGTAcacattggaaatcagaagaatgagaggtgatcttattgaaacttataagataatgaggggcttgacaaggtggatgcagagaggatatttccacatggggcaactaaaactaggttacatagtcttagaataaggggccgcccatttaaaattggggtgaggaggcatttcttctctcagagggttggaaatctatgcaattatctgccccagagaactgtgaaggctgtgccattgaatatatttaaggtggcgacagacagatttttgagcgatgagggaataaatggttatggggagggggcagggaagtggagctgagtccatgatcagatcagccatgatcttattgaaaggcagagcaggctcgaggagccaaatggcctactcctgttccgatttgttatgttcttgtggccctgagctgcaagattgcaGATAGTTCAACAGGCAAGCGAGTGATAAATGTGTgacattgtttctctcactctctgacactgtcccgcagtatGGGATTAATAATGCATCTGtctctggtacaatatcagtgagagaggagactgcatcttctgtctcttcaAAGGGATCTTTCAGAATAAAACGGGACTTCAccggtcagtctggaactgatactgtgcatgtctttctgtgtctcaccgccctacctcgcactctcctgtctctcgctcagccctctcccctctctctgcctctcagttTCTATCTGCTCTCTCTTGTACTCTTcgtgatgtggaaacactgttggaagtgcaagactgataatgtctctgtttctctctggtgcaatacgtgaaggtatggcactgttactgagcgtattatggagacactgatacaaagtgtaaaactgatactgtatctgtctctttTCCGCTGGTGCTGTACATTAATGTGTGATAACATTATTGAGAGTAATATGGAGACACAGTTCGGGAGTTTCAAGACTgatactgtgtctgtctctctgtcgctttctctgatagccatctctgggtgttgAGTATGGGATGGATAGGACACCAGTTACTGTTATATGTCGCTCATTTTctgaggagagagagacaaagagaggctgcTGGGGCGGTGAGCACATAATTTGTGTTTTCATGTTAGTCAAACATATTTCTGCATTAGAACAATAACAACTTAAAAGCAGATATGGGTTAAGCCAGCCAcagctgtgattggctcctgcccctgaatctgggaacagacactgtgaggagcgccggcctcagagtgtttaacacttactgagctgggaaacgacaactgacccgagaatcggcagcacagccgagcggagaggaaaacctgtgctgggaactgtaaatctgggaacagtttgtgctgtgaatgtgcagatttcaacattgtgtgagcgagagtgtgttgaAGGGACGGGCGGGTTagactaatgtcactgtgtttgtgtgtccgctctcatcgccggatttcagagtccctcttgtgtaaaattcaaagatttccccgtcacaggatcgccctgctgccctgctcaggcCTGAAGTGGGAATGAATCAGAAagcttgatttgatttcaaatttcaGTCAAAAAACAGAAAATATCCGCGATCGGCTGAGAGAGCGCgaccagtgcagcaatgaaacgggtttaaatcGAAATTGCTGCCTTCAATTCGGATGGAACTTTCTCGGCAGCAAACATCCCGGtcttcgggacagaaagaggccagtctgggaatgTGGAGGGCCCGAGTTGAATTGGAATCGGAGAGttagtgaggagagagaaacacagagaggctggaggggccgggagctgacagcaggatgtctccaccccgtccgctcgctgcctttaagttgctctgtgtcgccgcctctcgtttcatttctgacccacctctgactgtcagagagattttccagAGTCCCGGACATGACTGATactgcagccgccgaaacggcTCCTCCTGCTGCCgtcgctcaaaccaaggctcccagcaagaagaagaAGGCGACTCCCCGCTCCGGGCCAGCCGGTCCCAGGTTGGGCGACCAGATCCTCAAGGTTGCGGCTGATGGCAAGGATCGCAGGGGAACgtccctggccgcgataaagaaggctctggcggccaaaggcgtcGATGTGGAGAAGCGCGGCTTCCAGATCAGGTCCAGTATCAAGAAGAATGTGATGAATggctccctgaagcagatcaagggcacgggcgcctcgggctcatTCAAAATCACGAATACAGAtccccaggggaaagtgggaaAGAAGGTGAAGAAGCCAGCAACCAAGAAAGCAACAGCCAAGAAAACGAAGAGCAAGAAGGCGCTAACGGCAAAAAAAGACAGCGAAAGGACCGGCTGGGAAGAAGGCGGCGGCTAAGAAGCTCAAGAGCCTCAAGAAAGTGAAGGCGGCCAAAAAAGGTGGAGAACCCGAGGGTCAAGGCAACGTCCAAATCAGCAAAAGCCAAGAAAGCAGCgcccaaaaaaaaataaaaaggcaaCTTCTAAACATTTcaacccaaaggctcttctcagagccacccacgcctctcagaaaagagctgatcccAGAATGAAATAATCCCTGTCCCGGGCTCAGATTCCAGATAGAAATAATTGAAAATGACCCCGGGATCCCTAGTGACTCGTTGgcattggctgcacccacccctctcccagtgtatgcacccggccatcccccccagtgtctgcaccccccctcccccagtgtctgcaacccccccccctcccccagtgtctgcacccgcccctcccccagtgtgtgcacccgcccctcccccagtgtgtgcacccgcccctccctcagtgtctgcacccgcccctcccccagtgtctgcacccgcccctcccccagtgtctgcacccacccccccacccccctcagtgtctgcacccacccctcccccagtgtctgcacccatccctcccccagtgcctacaataaaacacagagaatgggatgtccggcccgggcctcactgtaactggggtttgagtccggctccagtctcagttcctggtcattgtcatttcaaAAATTCAGGGGGAAGAGTCTCTGTGAGACAGTGGGACTGGCGGCGAGACCCCGcctcacaactcttttgggaggaaaagtaaacattaaattgtgccccccgatctgggggacacaccaaacattttcaaggcattttttttgtgtttttttgttgtttattttgtatttttttgggggcactaaaatcaaatgtgtttttccaagtgccccatataaaaggggagggggacactaaaaacactggcaattaaaacaaattaaactttaaaacataaaatcaaattaaaatttggttgccgggggtgatgatgcactccagtccctccggtgcccacctctcgcagaaggccgcgagtgtaccggtggacaccgcgtgctccatctccaaggacaccctggcgcggaagagaggcaggcagtcaggctgaacgaacccctcgaccgcccgctgcctggaccggctgatggcctccttggccgtgcccaggagcagtcctacaaggaggccctcggacctacccgctcccctccgcacagggtgcccaaagatcaggagtgtgggactgaagtgcagccaaaatttcaggagcagtccctttaaatattggaacaggggctgcaacctcgtgcattcaatataaacatggaacacggactcttccagaccgcagaaattgcaggcggcctgggagcccgtgaaccgacttaaaaatttattgcatgggactgctccgtgcaccaccctccaggccaagtccctgataaataatgggagtactcctgcgtagagtgcactcgatcggggacccccgcctcctccggatggcaagatggcacgccatggcgtgtccggacggcagacgaggatggcaaagttgagagtgtgcaggagcagactgtacaggaaacctctccgcgcagagctgaaaggcacggaggggatttccccgaggcggctcaagttgtgaggcgctggctcccgaggggggTTCCGATGTTTGGCGcatatgaggaattccgtccggacaggggtcagttcggacgggatctccccacgtgcttgagcctcctcgacacacctaacggagtcagggcccagtgctgtttttagcgactcgatggcatcggccgcgcggcggacatcggccgaatttaggcgccgcgccagcgtgtctggcgccatccagcccgctcctccgccatcgagcaggtacaccgcctcacaactcaaaccccaaacaccagattctccaaatcagctggaccGGTCTGAGAGGAGATGgaataaggtctgagattgacagggaacggactatataggcgggaatattccTGATTGTGAATTGTACCGGGCccttatttaaaagcttctggtttctggaagccttgaatatgaattccgagtctgtaagggtttgtgcggagcgctgtgtatcggttgtattgtggagaaaacaatttgaaattggcggttgcagaaagctggaggtggagctggaagatcagaggcggcgctctgctctgtctctcaatcttgattctgtctcctcccctgccgcgctctctgttaaacctctcactctgtctcctgcccttcccgcctctctcactctgggctttctcagtcaggtcggggcCGGCTCTATAAAAAAGGAGCCAGGAGCAGTTAGTTCCTCATTCAGCGACAgtttgagtgaagaatcatcatgtctgggcgaggaaaaggaggcaaaggactgggcaaaggcggagccaagcggcaccgtaaagtgctccgtgataacatccagggcatcaccaaacccgccatccgccgcctggctcgccgtggcggtgtcaagcggatctcgggccttatctacgaggagacccgcggggtgctgaaggttttcctggagaatgtcatcagggacgccgtcacctacaccgagcacgccaagcgcaagacggtcactgccatggatgtggtgtacgctctcaaacgccagggccgcactctctatggattcggcggctgaacaactccacactttccacccagcacaacacaaaggctcttttaagagccacccaccgtCTCAcagagagcagtgacctggggatgggagtgtgggcagTTTGGTT
This is a stretch of genomic DNA from Pristiophorus japonicus isolate sPriJap1 unplaced genomic scaffold, sPriJap1.hap1 HAP1_SCAFFOLD_29, whole genome shotgun sequence. It encodes these proteins:
- the LOC139248139 gene encoding histone H4, translating into MSGRGKGGKGLGKGGAKRHRKVLRDNIQGITKPAIRRLARRGGVKRISGLIYEETRGVLKVFLENVIRDAVTYTEHAKRKTVTAMDVVYALKRQGRTLYGFGG
- the LOC139248138 gene encoding histone H1-like, which produces MTDTAAAETAPPAAVAQTKAPSKKKKATPRSGPAGPRLGDQILKVAADGKDRRGTSLAAIKKALAAKGVDVEKRGFQIRSSIKKNVMNGSLKQIKGTGASGSFKITNTDPQGKVGKKVKKPATKKATAKKTKSKKALTAKKDSERTGWEEGGG